One genomic window of Eriocheir sinensis breed Jianghai 21 chromosome 57, ASM2467909v1, whole genome shotgun sequence includes the following:
- the LOC126984877 gene encoding uncharacterized protein LOC126984877, translated as MMLFARYNHWMVGDKFERLAPSLVFFMLTCRLIAEYQIHRKEKMDKAAAVAKKSPAAAAEGKDGGTAANSIAGGSTSTLVSSSSVASASSPSPSSCSSQHGRSKKDV; from the exons atgatgctgttcgccaggtacaatcactggatggtgggcgacaagtttgagagactcgccccctcactg gtgTTCTTCATGCTAACCTGCCGGCTCATCGCTGAGTACCAAATCCaccggaaggagaagatggacaaGGCGGCGGCAGTGGCCAAGAAGTCACCCGCCGCAGccgccgaagggaaggacggaggaacagccgccaactccatcgctggcggctccacgtctactctcgtctcctcctcctcagttgcctccgcctcctccccctcgccctcctcctgctcctctcaacatggacggtcgaagaaggatgtttag